Proteins from one Aquila chrysaetos chrysaetos chromosome 5, bAquChr1.4, whole genome shotgun sequence genomic window:
- the PDIA3 gene encoding protein disulfide-isomerase A3, protein MSAPPLLLLPLLALAVRASDVVELSDADFESGLAERPGLVLVEFFAPWCGHCKRLAPEYESAATRLKGIVPLVKVDCTANSNTCNKYGVSGYPTLKIFRDGEEAGTYDGPRTADGIVSHLKKQAGPASVALNSVADFEKFVSDKDASVVGFFGDASGDAYSEFMKAANNLRDNYRFAHTTEDQLVQKYEEDGEGIVLFRPPRLTNKFEDSSIKYTEDKITSGKIKKFIQENIFGICPHMTEDNKDLIQGKDLLVAYYDVDYEKNAKGSNYWRNRVMMIAKKFLDAGHKLSFAVASRKTFGHELSEFGLDSSVGEAPVVAIRTAKGDKYVMQEEFSRDGKALERFLQDYFDGNLKKYLKSEPVPESNDGPVKVVVAENFDEIVNAEDKDVLIEFYAPWCGHCKNLEPKYKELGEKLSKDPNIIIAKMDATANDVPSPYEVRGFPTIYFAPAGKKQSPKKYEGGREVSDFISYLKREATNTPVLQEGRLKPRNPREGEGGFVKYPLHYLVR, encoded by the exons aTGTCCGCGCCTCCGTTGCTGCTGCTCCCGCTTCTCGCTCTCGCCGTCCGTGCCTCCGACGTGGTGGAGCTCAGCGATGCCGACTTCGAGAGCGGTCTGGCCGAGCGCCCGGGGCTGGTGCTCGTGGAGTTCTTCGCGCCTTG GTGCGGGCACTGCAAGCGGCTGGCGCCGGAGTACGAGTCGGCAGCGACCCGGCTGAAGGGGATCGTGCCGCTCGTGAAG gTTGACTGTACAGCAAACTCAAACACCTGTAATAAGTATGGAGTCAGTGGATATCCCACCTTAAAGATTTTTCGAGATGGAGAAGAAGCGGGAACCTATGATGGGCCTAGAACAGCAG atggGATTGTCAGTCATCTCAAGAAACAGGCGGGACCTGCTTCAGTGGCTCTCAACTCTGTGGCTGATTTTGAGAAATTTGTTAGTGATAAAGATGCTTCTGTAGTGG GCTTCTTCGGAGATGCATCTGGTGATGCTTATTCAGAATTCATGAAAGCCGCCAACAACCTAAGAGATAACTACCGTTTTGCGCACACCACTGAGGACCAGTTGGTGCAGAAGTACGAGGAAGATGGAGA GGGTATAGTCTTATTCCGTCCTCCACGCCTGACGAACAAGTTTGAGGACAGCTCCATCAAgtacacagaagacaaaatcaCCAGTGGAAAGATCAAAAAATTCATCCAGGAGAACAT CTTTGGCATCTGCCCGCACATGACCGAAGACAACAAAGACTTGATCCAGGGGAAGGACTTGTTGGTGGCATACTATGATGTGGACTATGAGAAGAATGCAAAGGGCTCCAACTACTGGCGCAACAG ggTTATGATGATTGCAAAGAAGTTCTTAGATGCTGGCCACAAACTGTCTTTTGCTGTTGCTAGTCGGAAAACCTTTGGCCATGAGCTTTCAGAGTTTGGTCTAGACAGCAGCGTGGGTGAGGCTCCAGTTGTTGCCATCAGAACTGCTAAAGGAGATAAATACGTCATGCAGGAAGAATTCTC CCGTGATGGAAAGGCTCTGGAGAGATTCCTGCAAGATTACTTCGATGGAAACTTGAAAAAGTATCTGAAATCAGAGCCTGTCCCTGAAAGCAATGATGGCCCTGTGAAG GTGGTGGTTGCTGAGAACTTTGATGAAATCGTTAATGCAGAAGACAAAGATGTCCTGATAGAGTTTTACGCACCCTGGTGCGGCCATTGCAAGAATCTGGAGCCCAAATACAAAGAGTTGGGGGAGAAG CTCAGTAAAGACCCCAATATTATCATTGCCAAAATGGATGCTACAGCCAATGATGTGCCTTCTCCATATGAAGTCAGAGG cttCCCCACCATCTATTTTGCTCCAGCTGGCAAGAAGCAGAGTCCAAAGAAGTATGAG gGCGGCAGAGAAGTGAGTGACTTCATTAGCTACTTGAAGCGGGAGGCAACCAACActcctgtgctgcaggagggaagaTTAAAACCAAGAAATCCAAGAGAAGGTGAAGGAGGATTTGTAAAGTACCCACTCCACTATCTGGTCAGATGA